The Nitrospirota bacterium genome has a window encoding:
- a CDS encoding methane monooxygenase/ammonia monooxygenase subunit C, with protein sequence MASTTVGGRDPGYDMSRWYDSRIFKVSWFAMLAAVSAEVVFQRVFGYSHGLDSMTPEFESVWMGLWKFNTAANIINAAAIFGWIWSTRDRNLANLDPKMELKRYFYWMMWLAMYVFGVYWAGSYTLEQDASWHQVIIRDTSFTASHIVAFYFTFPLYITMGVASYLYAMTRLPQFANNVSFPLVGAIVGPMMILPNVGLNEWGHAFWFVDELFAAPLHWGFVTLGWCGLFGGTGGVAAQIVCRMSNLADVVFNNEDKKCLHVLPY encoded by the coding sequence ATGGCTAGTACAACAGTCGGAGGTCGCGACCCAGGGTATGACATGTCGCGCTGGTACGACTCGAGGATCTTTAAGGTCAGTTGGTTTGCGATGTTAGCGGCAGTGAGCGCCGAGGTCGTGTTTCAGCGCGTCTTCGGCTACTCCCACGGCTTGGACTCGATGACGCCGGAATTCGAGTCGGTCTGGATGGGGCTGTGGAAATTTAATACAGCTGCCAACATCATCAACGCGGCCGCAATCTTCGGGTGGATTTGGAGCACGCGGGATCGCAACCTGGCCAATCTGGATCCGAAGATGGAACTCAAGCGGTATTTCTACTGGATGATGTGGCTGGCAATGTACGTGTTCGGCGTGTATTGGGCGGGCAGCTATACCCTGGAGCAGGATGCGTCGTGGCACCAGGTGATCATCCGCGATACGAGCTTCACAGCCAGCCATATCGTCGCCTTCTACTTCACTTTTCCGCTCTACATCACGATGGGTGTGGCAAGTTATCTCTATGCCATGACCCGGTTGCCGCAGTTTGCCAATAACGTGTCGTTCCCGCTGGTGGGAGCGATCGTGGGGCCGATGATGATTCTCCCCAATGTGGGGCTCAATGAGTGGGGCCATGCGTTCTGGTTCGTGGACGAGCTGTTTGCGGCGCCGTTGCACTGGGGGTTTGTGACCTTGGGCTGGTGCGGGCTGTTCGGCGGGACCGGCGGCGTGGCGGCGCAGATTGTCTGCCGCATGTCGAACCTGGCCGATGTGGTCTTTAACAACGAGGACAAGAAGTGTTTGCATGTGCTCCCATACTAA
- a CDS encoding FAD-dependent monooxygenase has translation MRDSSDVLIVGAGVAGLSLALRLGAKGYRVSMLQGGEPPPVHRPEMIQPAGLQAMAELGLFKSLEEVSAAQVQRFHFDRMRGGPLCQVDYRALSHATPYALITLPDLVRHLFERALDACPTVRVHRNVRITGLVRQGAQVAGVKAMEGGQEREFSACVTIGADGCGSWVRGAVGIRSQVKRYRNGFLGMLVQCPPKFGNLQNQVRYYLGLGRILGLFPCSSDQLCLLYMVPADKIPTMGQEGLERVKRHIARVEPRIGDALRTITSWEHVSRLVPIRVRTAKWVVDGAALIGDAAHACHPHVAQGTFHAMADGKALAEVLEMSCFVRGDFSARALAPYEEARRPVIERVQRVADEYVWLWETGNPLVAWFRDRIFRNIGDRPHLLQRVAATEAGIDSSPLTFVERLQALGLCA, from the coding sequence ATGAGGGATTCCAGCGATGTCCTGATCGTCGGAGCTGGTGTGGCTGGGCTCAGCCTCGCGCTTCGCCTGGGGGCGAAGGGCTATCGGGTCAGCATGCTTCAGGGGGGCGAGCCGCCGCCGGTTCATCGGCCCGAAATGATTCAGCCGGCCGGCCTCCAGGCCATGGCGGAACTCGGTCTGTTCAAGAGCTTGGAGGAAGTGAGCGCCGCGCAGGTTCAACGGTTTCACTTCGATCGCATGAGGGGCGGCCCGCTGTGTCAGGTCGATTACCGCGCGCTCTCACATGCGACGCCGTACGCCCTCATCACGCTGCCCGATCTGGTGCGGCATCTATTTGAGCGAGCGCTCGATGCCTGTCCCACGGTGAGGGTCCACAGGAACGTTCGCATCACCGGACTTGTGCGGCAGGGCGCGCAGGTGGCCGGTGTCAAGGCGATGGAAGGGGGGCAGGAGCGCGAGTTCTCCGCCTGTGTGACGATCGGCGCGGATGGGTGTGGCTCGTGGGTGCGCGGGGCGGTGGGGATCCGGTCCCAGGTGAAGCGGTACCGCAACGGCTTTCTCGGCATGCTCGTGCAGTGCCCGCCGAAATTCGGGAACCTGCAGAACCAGGTTCGCTATTACTTGGGGCTTGGACGGATACTCGGCCTGTTCCCCTGTTCATCGGACCAACTGTGCTTGCTGTACATGGTGCCCGCCGACAAGATTCCAACGATGGGGCAAGAGGGACTCGAGCGGGTGAAACGGCACATCGCTCGCGTCGAGCCAAGAATCGGCGATGCGCTTCGGACCATCACCTCCTGGGAGCACGTCTCCCGACTGGTTCCAATACGCGTGCGCACAGCCAAGTGGGTCGTGGATGGAGCGGCCCTGATCGGAGATGCGGCGCATGCCTGCCACCCTCACGTGGCCCAGGGGACCTTTCATGCGATGGCAGACGGCAAAGCGCTGGCGGAGGTTCTGGAGATGTCCTGCTTCGTGCGCGGAGATTTTTCGGCGCGAGCGCTGGCTCCTTACGAGGAGGCGCGGAGGCCGGTCATCGAACGTGTACAACGGGTGGCGGATGAGTACGTCTGGTTGTGGGAGACCGGGAACCCGCTGGTGGCTTGGTTCCGCGATCGGATCTTTCGGAACATCGGAGATCGTCCGCATCTACTCCAGAGGGTCGCGGCCACCGAAGCCGGAATCGACTCGAGCCCGCTGACCTTCGTGGAGCGGCTTCAAGCGTTGGGGCTGTGCGCATGA
- a CDS encoding fatty acid desaturase, with amino-acid sequence MSHHLNASAENSRSALDIPTAALFSLVTLTALIGVPLFGYVHGYTRLDWAMGGVLYLISGLGITVGYHRMISHRSFRCPDWVKAAFLVAGGWALENSALKWGADHARHHARVDQGEDPYNATRGFWYSHCGWLFTKSPHWTERYAPWLRKDRVVMWQHRWYVPIVLSGLALPFLAGYAYDGWIGGAGCFLLAGVGRVFLVLNSTFCINSICHLWGSQPYSQSNTSRDSWWVSLITLGEGYHNYHHAFQRDYRNGPLWYNFDPSKWLIYGLSRFGLAEGLVRFDQG; translated from the coding sequence ATGAGCCATCACCTGAATGCTTCCGCAGAGAACAGCCGAAGCGCGTTGGATATTCCGACGGCAGCGCTGTTCTCGCTGGTCACGTTAACGGCCCTCATCGGAGTGCCGCTCTTCGGCTATGTCCATGGCTATACGCGGCTGGACTGGGCCATGGGCGGCGTCCTCTATCTCATCAGCGGACTGGGGATCACCGTGGGGTACCACCGGATGATTTCCCATCGCAGCTTCCGATGTCCCGACTGGGTCAAGGCTGCGTTCTTGGTCGCGGGCGGCTGGGCGTTGGAGAACTCGGCGCTGAAATGGGGCGCCGATCATGCGCGGCACCATGCGCGCGTGGACCAGGGGGAGGATCCCTACAACGCGACGAGAGGATTCTGGTACAGCCACTGTGGCTGGCTCTTCACGAAAAGCCCGCACTGGACCGAACGATACGCGCCCTGGCTTCGCAAGGATCGCGTGGTGATGTGGCAGCACCGCTGGTACGTCCCCATCGTCCTGTCCGGCCTGGCGCTGCCGTTTCTCGCGGGATACGCCTACGACGGCTGGATAGGCGGCGCGGGCTGCTTCTTGCTGGCCGGTGTCGGGCGGGTCTTTCTGGTGCTGAACTCCACGTTCTGCATCAATTCCATCTGCCATCTATGGGGAAGTCAGCCCTACAGTCAGTCCAATACCAGCCGGGACAGTTGGTGGGTGTCGCTGATCACGCTGGGAGAAGGGTACCACAATTACCATCACGCCTTTCAGCGGGACTACCGGAACGGACCCCTGTGGTACAACTTTGATCCGTCGAAGTGGCTCATCTACGGGTTATCCAGGTTTGGACTCGCCGAAGGGCTGGTCAGATTCGATCAGGGCTAG
- a CDS encoding NTP transferase domain-containing protein: protein MADQRDAGRVAWSIVLAGGEGERVKPLVQRWLGRSRPKQYCTFVGTRSMFQHTVDRARRLTSADRVVVVAARHHRLDVESQLRGRPIGKLVLQPANRDTAAGVFLPLSYVWGRNPKATIVVHPSDHFIFPEHRFLDTVRRAIMSIEAIPDRILLLGVQPDRLETEYGWIERGPALTGSPSHPVRAVSSFLEKPSTELADAALRAGALWNTLVLAAKAEALWHAGYACFPDMMPLFERLASAWDTPDERSALEAVYQEMPAYNFSSHLLQRLPNRVAVMELAGVLWSDWGKPERIAETICRIGKTPAFSLNCLDRPFIPYPIPETAPQMLASA from the coding sequence ATGGCAGATCAAAGAGATGCGGGCAGGGTGGCCTGGTCCATCGTGTTGGCTGGCGGGGAAGGGGAACGGGTCAAACCCCTTGTGCAGCGATGGTTGGGTCGGTCTCGACCGAAGCAATATTGCACCTTCGTCGGGACCCGATCGATGTTTCAACACACGGTGGACCGTGCGAGACGGCTCACTTCGGCGGACCGCGTCGTCGTCGTCGCGGCTCGCCACCATCGGCTCGACGTGGAATCCCAGTTGCGCGGCCGGCCGATCGGCAAACTCGTGTTGCAACCGGCCAACCGTGACACGGCGGCGGGTGTGTTCCTGCCGCTGTCCTACGTGTGGGGCCGCAATCCTAAGGCAACGATCGTGGTTCATCCGTCGGATCACTTTATTTTTCCGGAGCACCGATTTCTCGACACCGTGCGGCGCGCGATTATGTCTATCGAAGCCATACCGGACCGGATTCTCTTGCTGGGCGTCCAGCCGGATCGGTTGGAGACCGAGTACGGATGGATTGAGCGTGGCCCGGCGTTGACCGGGTCGCCGAGTCACCCGGTCCGCGCGGTGTCTTCATTTCTCGAAAAGCCTTCGACCGAGCTGGCGGATGCGGCACTCCGGGCCGGCGCCTTATGGAACACGCTGGTCCTCGCCGCCAAGGCGGAGGCGTTGTGGCACGCCGGTTACGCCTGTTTTCCCGACATGATGCCTCTCTTTGAACGGCTGGCGTCTGCCTGGGACACGCCGGACGAACGCTCTGCCTTGGAGGCCGTCTATCAGGAGATGCCGGCGTATAACTTTTCTTCGCACCTGCTCCAACGGCTGCCGAACCGTGTGGCGGTCATGGAACTGGCCGGTGTGCTGTGGAGCGACTGGGGCAAGCCGGAACGGATCGCGGAAACGATCTGCCGCATCGGCAAGACCCCGGCGTTTTCTTTGAACTGCCTCGACCGGCCGTTCATCCCATACCCGATTCCGGAGACTGCACCGCAGATGCTGGCGTCCGCCTAA
- a CDS encoding DUF2934 domain-containing protein — protein sequence MATRRSPSGTVAKQALAKRKTKSTSAQSTASAVEEGVPPLADAYARHARIAIRAYALFEKRGCRPATTSKIGWRWNGTCWRKGDHDHAELSVWRPQAVADVRHPPASGSTAAVRSWRHAAIRLSRRSISDCVGWAKPRRWP from the coding sequence ATGGCGACTCGCAGATCCCCCTCAGGCACCGTTGCCAAGCAGGCGTTGGCCAAGAGGAAGACCAAGAGCACGAGTGCTCAGAGCACCGCATCGGCGGTTGAGGAGGGAGTTCCGCCGCTGGCCGATGCCTACGCACGCCATGCCAGAATCGCCATCCGCGCCTATGCCCTCTTCGAAAAGCGAGGGTGCCGGCCGGCTACGACCTCCAAGATTGGCTGGAGGTGGAACGGCACGTGTTGGAGGAAAGGAGACCATGACCATGCCGAACTCTCGGTCTGGCGTCCACAGGCCGTCGCGGACGTCCGACATCCGCCTGCGTCGGGATCCACCGCCGCCGTCCGCTCGTGGCGACACGCTGCAATCCGGCTATCAAGACGTTCTATCAGCGATTGTGTGGGGTGGGCAAAGCCAAGAAGGTGGCCCTGA